In the genome of Deinococcus deserti VCD115, one region contains:
- a CDS encoding peptidoglycan D,D-transpeptidase FtsI family protein, with protein sequence MEVKIRNRSRIMQVIALLIFMTLVWAYAQLEWGVPQGVKRKVVQLRGTITTADGKVLARSSVDGKRVYPQGKLAGQIVGMMGATEGLEGLEFAYNRVLESGTDVRLTLDTRIQASAEAALSAAVPRHQAEYGSVVVMETRTGRILAAASYPSFDPNRWRDFSQDDRRNRPFLDVFEPGSTIKGLVVAAAMNEGLTTPNTEYETPMRRYIGGRWGSTIGDVVAHPLRLTTQQILRYSSNVGMSHIVENFPSAELRDYLTQFGFGRDVSLPTVMTATGRLQPLRNWGDLVRATNAFGQGMSSTTLQMAAAYNALANDGLYVSPRLVEGAGGVERHEVLRPEVARTTRNMLQFVIEDGIPTQAGIRGYALAGKTGTAQVVVGNRYSNSVYNSTFAGFFPADAPRVTVAVMVHGAKVRFQGSQLAAPIYQNIAADILSRWGSAPAIAPEASE encoded by the coding sequence ATGGAAGTAAAGATCCGAAACCGTTCGCGCATCATGCAGGTCATTGCTCTCCTGATCTTCATGACACTGGTGTGGGCCTATGCCCAGCTGGAATGGGGGGTGCCGCAGGGGGTCAAGCGCAAGGTGGTGCAGTTGCGCGGAACCATCACCACGGCAGACGGCAAAGTGCTGGCACGCAGCAGTGTGGACGGCAAGCGGGTCTATCCCCAGGGGAAGCTTGCGGGTCAGATCGTCGGCATGATGGGAGCCACCGAGGGTCTGGAGGGCCTGGAATTCGCCTACAACCGGGTCCTTGAGTCAGGCACTGACGTGCGGCTGACGCTGGACACCCGGATCCAGGCCTCTGCCGAAGCGGCACTGAGCGCTGCCGTTCCGCGTCACCAGGCCGAATATGGCTCGGTGGTGGTCATGGAAACCCGGACCGGGCGCATTCTGGCTGCGGCCAGCTACCCCTCGTTCGACCCCAACCGCTGGCGGGACTTCAGCCAGGACGACCGCCGTAACCGGCCCTTTCTGGACGTTTTCGAGCCGGGCTCAACCATCAAAGGTCTGGTGGTGGCCGCGGCCATGAACGAAGGTCTGACCACGCCGAACACCGAATACGAGACCCCGATGCGGCGCTATATCGGCGGCCGCTGGGGAAGCACCATCGGAGACGTCGTGGCGCACCCGCTGCGCCTCACCACTCAGCAGATACTGCGATACAGCAGTAACGTTGGTATGTCTCATATCGTAGAGAACTTTCCGTCGGCAGAACTGCGTGATTACCTGACGCAATTTGGCTTCGGGCGCGACGTCAGTCTTCCCACCGTGATGACCGCGACAGGCCGGCTGCAGCCGCTGCGCAACTGGGGAGACCTCGTACGCGCCACGAACGCCTTCGGACAGGGGATGAGCAGTACGACTCTTCAGATGGCGGCTGCCTACAATGCCCTGGCAAATGATGGACTGTACGTGTCGCCCCGGCTGGTGGAGGGTGCTGGAGGTGTGGAACGCCACGAGGTACTGCGTCCCGAAGTTGCCCGCACAACCCGCAACATGCTGCAGTTTGTTATTGAGGATGGCATTCCGACCCAGGCTGGGATTCGGGGATATGCCCTGGCTGGGAAAACAGGTACAGCGCAGGTTGTGGTCGGCAACCGTTACTCCAACAGTGTGTACAACAGCACATTTGCAGGTTTCTTCCCTGCGGACGCTCCTCGAGTCACTGTCGCCGTCATGGTGCACGGAGCCAAGGTGCGCTTTCAAGGATCACAGCTGGCGGCCCCGATCTATCAGAACATTGCAGCCGACATTCTGTCCCGCTGGGGCAGCGCTCCAGCAATAGCGCCGGAAGCAAGTGAGTAA
- the rsmH gene encoding 16S rRNA (cytosine(1402)-N(4))-methyltransferase RsmH — protein MTLPEDTTTAESLIHTSVLSAEVLEALAPTPGKTIVDGTLGGAGHTRLLLEAGAHVYGIDQDPFALDRAREAGLPNLTVLQGNYRDMVSLLEQAGVSQVDGILLDIGVSSFQLDDAGRGFSYHTEAPLDMRMSQSGESAADVVNTYEEEDLAAIIYEYGEDRLSRRIARAIGQARQKAPIETTVQLAEIVKRAYPGFSKGIHPARRTFQALRIHVNDELGALRDGLQAAETLLRPGGRLAVISFHSLEDRIVKRFLLGSEVLQPLTKRPVVASDEEQAINPRSRSAKLRAAERVVVQEAS, from the coding sequence ATGACCCTACCTGAAGACACAACAACCGCGGAATCCCTGATCCATACCTCTGTTCTCTCGGCCGAGGTGCTGGAGGCTCTGGCCCCCACCCCCGGAAAAACAATTGTTGACGGCACACTTGGCGGCGCGGGGCACACGCGGCTGCTTCTGGAAGCCGGTGCTCACGTGTACGGCATTGACCAGGACCCATTTGCTCTGGACCGTGCCCGTGAGGCCGGACTGCCGAATCTCACCGTGCTGCAGGGCAACTACCGCGATATGGTCTCCCTGCTGGAGCAGGCAGGCGTGTCGCAGGTGGACGGCATCCTGCTCGACATCGGTGTCAGCAGCTTTCAGCTTGACGATGCTGGTCGCGGGTTTTCCTATCACACCGAAGCCCCTCTCGACATGCGCATGAGCCAGAGTGGAGAATCGGCCGCCGACGTCGTGAACACCTACGAAGAAGAGGATCTCGCCGCCATCATCTACGAATATGGAGAAGACCGCCTGTCGCGCCGCATTGCCCGGGCCATTGGGCAGGCGCGTCAGAAGGCGCCCATCGAGACCACCGTGCAGCTCGCCGAGATCGTGAAGCGGGCCTACCCCGGCTTCTCCAAGGGCATCCACCCGGCGCGGCGCACCTTTCAGGCCCTCAGGATTCATGTCAACGACGAACTGGGCGCGCTGCGTGACGGGCTTCAGGCAGCTGAAACCCTGCTGCGCCCGGGAGGCCGTCTGGCGGTCATCAGCTTCCATTCGCTCGAGGACCGCATCGTCAAACGCTTCCTGCTGGGCAGCGAGGTACTTCAGCCTTTGACCAAGCGGCCGGTAGTAGCCTCCGACGAGGAACAGGCAATCAATCCCCGGTCCCGAAGTGCCAAGTTGCGCGCCGCAGAGCGCGTCGTGGTTCAGGAGGCCTCATGA
- a CDS encoding pseudouridine synthase: MSGERLQKRLARAGIASRRAAEEMITAGRVTVNGVVAHLGQTVTDADDVRVDGSLVDSTAVPAVTYALYKPRGYVTTARDEYGRRNVLDAMPEIPGLHPVGRLDRDSEGLLLLTTDGQLTLTMTHPRYGHEKAYRAWTEGPHDPTQGELDTLVSGVELEDGPARAVSASPAYGGAFVVLGEGRNRQVRRMLEAVGHPVSRLLRYRVGGLWLGDMEVGEYRELTRKDLDELVNPASIPRASWQRSWEHAQQRWG; encoded by the coding sequence GTGAGCGGCGAGCGTCTTCAGAAGCGTCTGGCGCGCGCCGGAATTGCCTCTCGCCGTGCGGCCGAAGAGATGATCACTGCTGGCCGGGTCACGGTCAACGGCGTGGTCGCCCACCTGGGACAGACCGTTACGGACGCTGATGACGTGCGGGTCGACGGCAGCCTGGTGGACTCCACAGCGGTGCCGGCTGTGACCTACGCGCTATACAAACCGCGTGGATATGTCACCACCGCGCGCGACGAGTATGGACGCCGCAACGTGCTTGACGCCATGCCCGAGATTCCTGGCCTGCATCCAGTAGGCCGGCTGGACAGGGATTCCGAGGGCCTGCTGCTGCTGACCACCGACGGCCAGCTGACCCTGACCATGACGCACCCTCGTTACGGCCATGAAAAGGCTTACCGGGCCTGGACCGAGGGACCTCATGACCCGACCCAGGGGGAGCTTGATACCCTGGTCAGCGGCGTGGAACTCGAAGATGGCCCTGCCAGGGCAGTGAGTGCCAGCCCGGCGTATGGTGGCGCCTTCGTGGTGCTGGGCGAGGGCCGCAACCGTCAGGTGCGCCGGATGCTGGAGGCCGTCGGGCATCCGGTCAGCCGGTTGCTGCGTTACCGCGTCGGTGGCCTGTGGCTGGGAGATATGGAAGTGGGCGAGTACCGCGAACTGACCCGCAAGGACCTGGATGAGCTGGTCAACCCGGCAAGCATCCCGCGCGCCAGCTGGCAGCGCTCCTGGGAGCACGCGCAGCAACGCTGGGGATAG
- a CDS encoding DUF423 domain-containing protein — MLPLTLLQAGVLMAALGIALGAFGAHGLKSRLDPQMLATFEIGVRYHMYSALAVIALAPHVQHTRGLVLLLIGLLIFSGSLYILALTGMRWLGAVTPLGGLLLIAGLVMCALDLRR, encoded by the coding sequence ATGCTTCCTCTGACACTTCTGCAAGCCGGCGTCCTTATGGCCGCCCTGGGTATAGCGCTGGGTGCATTCGGGGCCCATGGCCTGAAATCGCGGCTGGACCCACAGATGCTGGCTACATTTGAAATCGGCGTGCGGTACCACATGTACTCAGCCCTGGCTGTGATTGCGCTGGCACCACATGTCCAGCACACCCGGGGGCTGGTGCTGCTGCTTATAGGCCTGCTGATCTTCAGCGGCTCCCTGTACATCCTGGCGCTGACCGGGATGCGGTGGCTGGGCGCCGTCACCCCACTGGGGGGCCTCCTGTTGATTGCGGGACTCGTGATGTGCGCCCTGGACCTTCGCCGCTAA
- the truB gene encoding tRNA pseudouridine(55) synthase TruB: MPVLAVDKPLNLTSHDVVNRARRARGTRRVGHTGTLDPLATGVLVLCVDDSTKVVQFMEHDSKDYLAWVSLGAGTPTLDAEGPVDATAPVPPLDEDHIRGMLTTFCGPQQQIPPQYSAIQLGGQRAYAVARAGGTLELPARNIVIHSLDLLRVYPSVQAAPRMFSATPEGWSPDPQGQAFSLPEPLGEFPTLLLRASVGSGTYLRSLARDLGAALGVPAHLAGLVRTRVGRYDLSGAVSLEDLAEAPGIPDLEALDFPRIQASERLALELRQGKRPRHTAQGRHVVTLEGQLVAVVDGDGEQLKVVRAWA, from the coding sequence ATGCCTGTACTTGCTGTGGACAAGCCGCTGAACCTCACGTCGCACGACGTGGTGAACCGCGCACGCCGCGCGCGCGGAACCCGGCGGGTAGGACACACCGGCACTCTGGACCCCCTGGCGACCGGCGTTCTGGTGCTGTGTGTGGATGACAGCACCAAGGTTGTGCAGTTCATGGAGCACGACAGCAAGGACTACCTTGCGTGGGTCAGCCTGGGTGCCGGCACACCGACTCTGGACGCTGAGGGTCCGGTGGACGCTACAGCGCCGGTTCCCCCACTCGATGAGGACCACATCCGAGGGATGCTGACCACGTTCTGCGGCCCGCAGCAGCAGATTCCTCCCCAGTACAGCGCCATTCAGCTGGGCGGGCAGCGCGCCTACGCTGTGGCGCGTGCTGGGGGCACACTCGAGTTGCCTGCACGGAACATCGTGATTCATTCGCTGGACCTGCTTAGGGTTTACCCCAGTGTGCAGGCAGCACCGCGCATGTTTTCCGCAACTCCTGAAGGCTGGTCGCCAGATCCACAGGGCCAGGCCTTTTCTCTGCCAGAGCCGCTGGGTGAGTTCCCCACGCTCCTGCTGCGGGCCAGCGTCGGCAGTGGCACCTATCTGCGCTCGCTGGCCCGTGATCTGGGCGCTGCCCTGGGCGTCCCCGCCCACCTGGCCGGACTGGTCCGCACCCGGGTCGGCCGGTACGACCTGAGCGGCGCGGTGTCACTTGAGGACCTGGCCGAAGCGCCGGGCATTCCCGATCTGGAAGCGCTGGACTTTCCCCGGATCCAGGCCAGCGAACGGCTGGCCCTGGAACTTCGGCAGGGAAAACGCCCCCGGCACACGGCGCAGGGGCGGCACGTCGTGACCCTGGAAGGTCAGCTGGTGGCAGTCGTGGACGGAGACGGAGAGCAGCTGAAGGTCGTGCGCGCCTGGGCCTGA
- the mraZ gene encoding division/cell wall cluster transcriptional repressor MraZ, with product MPFGEYPYTIDDKGRVVMPPPFREFVEDGMILTRGMEGCLYVFPLASWRRVEEQLEGLPLTDAESRAFVRFFYSGANKARLDNQSRVSVPQTLRTFAGLDGDVIVAGAPGRLELWNPGRWEEAINAVQHTPPKPDLLANFVA from the coding sequence GTGCCGTTCGGAGAGTACCCGTACACCATCGACGACAAAGGACGCGTGGTCATGCCACCGCCCTTCAGAGAATTCGTCGAGGACGGAATGATTCTCACGCGCGGAATGGAGGGCTGTTTGTACGTATTTCCGCTGGCCAGCTGGCGACGCGTTGAAGAACAACTCGAAGGTCTTCCTCTCACGGACGCCGAATCTCGGGCGTTCGTGCGCTTTTTTTACTCCGGGGCCAACAAGGCCCGGCTGGACAACCAGAGCCGGGTCTCAGTACCGCAGACTCTCCGAACCTTCGCAGGCCTGGACGGTGACGTGATCGTGGCGGGGGCTCCCGGTCGCCTTGAACTGTGGAACCCGGGGCGCTGGGAAGAAGCCATCAACGCAGTGCAGCACACGCCTCCCAAACCTGACCTTCTCGCCAACTTTGTGGCGTAA
- the gatA gene encoding Asp-tRNA(Asn)/Glu-tRNA(Gln) amidotransferase subunit GatA has product MSVQFTATALARAVTAGETTPQALLDQAVARAEAASTLNALVSLNEQAGAQAAEVSRRLAGGEALPLAGVPVIVKDNINVSGTRTTCGSRILATYVSPYTATAAQRLIDAGAVIVGKANMDEFAMGSSTESSASGPTLNPWDLSRVPGGSSGGSAVAVAANLTPVSLGSDTGGSVRQPAALTGVYGLKPTYGRVSRYGLVAYASSLDQIGPFARSAADLALLMNVVAGHDPRDATSLEAPARFQAGAPEDLKGLRVGVIRESLGGNTSAVDAALNTTLEALRAGGATTGEVSIPDLSHAIAAYYLIAMPEASSNLARYDGMVYGQRAPGSDVSEVMTLTREHGFGREVQRRIMIGTYALSSGYYDAYYSKAMKVRRLIAQEFSRAFQEYDVLVTPTSPFPAFRRGEKTSDPLAMYAADVDTVAVNLAGLPAISIPAGFDLAEGGVRLPVGVQFIAPALKDELLVQLAGALEGIGAVQLDSPAGYAAP; this is encoded by the coding sequence ATGTCCGTCCAGTTCACCGCCACTGCCCTTGCCCGCGCCGTCACGGCCGGCGAAACCACCCCTCAGGCCCTGCTGGATCAGGCTGTTGCCCGCGCTGAGGCTGCCAGCACCCTCAACGCACTGGTCAGCCTGAACGAGCAGGCCGGCGCCCAGGCTGCTGAAGTCAGCCGGCGACTGGCGGGTGGGGAAGCCCTGCCGCTCGCCGGGGTACCGGTGATCGTGAAGGACAACATTAATGTGTCCGGCACGCGCACCACCTGCGGCAGCCGCATCCTGGCCACCTATGTCAGTCCATACACGGCAACCGCTGCGCAGCGCCTGATCGACGCTGGGGCGGTCATCGTGGGCAAGGCCAACATGGACGAGTTCGCCATGGGCTCCAGCACCGAGAGCAGCGCTTCGGGTCCTACGCTCAATCCTTGGGACCTGTCGCGTGTTCCCGGCGGCAGCAGCGGCGGCAGCGCCGTGGCGGTTGCGGCCAACCTCACCCCGGTCAGCCTGGGAAGTGATACCGGCGGTAGCGTCCGGCAGCCTGCGGCCCTGACGGGCGTGTACGGACTTAAGCCCACCTATGGCCGGGTGTCGCGTTACGGGCTGGTCGCGTATGCCAGTAGCCTGGATCAGATCGGGCCGTTTGCCCGCAGCGCTGCAGACCTCGCGCTGCTGATGAATGTCGTGGCGGGGCATGACCCCCGGGACGCCACCAGCCTGGAGGCTCCGGCCCGGTTCCAGGCCGGAGCCCCCGAGGACCTCAAGGGGCTGCGCGTGGGCGTGATCCGCGAGAGCCTCGGGGGGAACACCTCTGCTGTTGACGCTGCGTTGAACACTACCCTGGAAGCCCTGCGCGCAGGAGGTGCCACAACCGGTGAAGTCAGCATTCCGGACCTGAGTCACGCCATTGCTGCGTACTACCTGATTGCCATGCCCGAGGCGAGCAGCAACTTGGCCCGCTACGACGGCATGGTCTATGGTCAGCGTGCTCCGGGCAGCGACGTGAGCGAAGTCATGACCCTGACGCGCGAACACGGATTTGGCCGGGAGGTACAGCGCCGGATCATGATCGGAACGTATGCGCTCTCCAGCGGGTATTACGACGCCTACTACAGCAAGGCGATGAAGGTCCGGCGACTGATCGCGCAGGAATTCAGCCGTGCCTTTCAGGAATATGATGTGCTGGTCACACCCACCAGCCCATTCCCGGCCTTCCGGCGCGGCGAAAAGACCAGTGATCCGCTGGCCATGTACGCCGCTGACGTGGACACGGTGGCGGTGAATCTCGCCGGGTTGCCTGCCATCAGTATTCCAGCCGGATTTGACCTGGCCGAGGGCGGTGTGAGACTGCCAGTAGGCGTTCAGTTCATTGCTCCGGCACTGAAAGACGAACTGCTGGTGCAGCTTGCCGGGGCCCTGGAGGGCATAGGCGCCGTTCAACTCGACAGCCCTGCCGGGTACGCAGCCCCCTGA